Proteins found in one Physeter macrocephalus isolate SW-GA chromosome 17, ASM283717v5, whole genome shotgun sequence genomic segment:
- the LOC114484048 gene encoding zinc finger protein 211-like — protein MAAAVLRDPPQGSVTFEDVVVYFSWEEWGLLDEAQRCLYHDVMLENFALVTSLGCWYGMEDEEAFSVQSVSVEQMSLGKTPTPDPSIQKTHPCEKCVMARRDILYLPEYQGLHPGQKSYTCEACGKQFWFSANRHQHQKHNDEKPSKRDIDRASFVTSYRFHVSGKTFTCEEVGKDFLAMLNLLQHQATLKGAKPPSSSRCGESFHGGKSHYTYSEYEKLFSYEYTFFQDEQLHTSESYYDCEKAFNQSAILINCQRPDTGARSYECSECGKSFSQSYRLIQHHRSHTAARPYKCNECGKAFSYKLRLVQHLQIHTKVRPYECGECGKSFSYSSTLIKHQRVHTGARPYKCGECGNSFSQSSNLIQHQKIHSGARPYKCSECGKSFSYKCKLVQHLRIHTGERPYECGECGKSFSHSSTLNQHQRIHTGARPYKCDECEKSFSQKSNLIQHRRVHTGEKPYECGECGKSFSQSSHIIQHRKLHTR, from the exons ATGGCGGCGGCGGTGCTGAGGGACCCGCCTCAG GGTAGTGTGACCTTTGAAGACGTGGTTGTGTACTTCTCCTGGGAGGAGTGGGGGCTCCttgatgaggctcagagatgccTGTACCACGATGTCATGCTGGAGAACTTTGCACTTGTGACCTCACTGG GTTGTTGGTATGGAATGGAGGATGAGGAGGCATTTTCTGTGCAGAGTGTTTCTGTAGAACAAATGTCACTGGGCAAGACTCCAACTCCAGATCCATCCATTCAGAAGACTCACCCCTGTGAGAAGTGTGTCATGGCCAGGAGAGACATTTTGTATCTGCCTGAGTACCAAGGATTGCATCCTGGGCAGAAATCATACACCTGTGAGGCATGTGGAAAACAATTTTGGTTCAGTGCAAACCGTCACCAGCACCAGAAGCACAATGATGAGAAGCCATCCAAAAGGGACATAGATAGGGCCTCATTTGTGACAAGCTACAGGTTCCATGTTTCAGGGAAGACCTTCACCTGTGAGGAAGTTGGGAAGGATTTCCTGGCTATGTTGAATCTTCTCCAGCATCAGGCCACTCTCAAAGGGGCAAAGCCACCCAGCAGTTCCAGGTGTGGGGAGTCCTTTCATGGCGGAAAAAGTCATTACACGTACAGTGAGTATGAGAAATTGTTCAGctatgaatatacattttttcaggATGAGCAACTTCACACTAGCGAAAGTTACTATGACTGTGAGAAAGCTTTTAACCAAAGCGCCATCCTTATTAATTGCCAGAGACCTGACACAGGAGCAAGgtcttatgagtgcagtgaatgtgggaaatcctttagCCAAAGCTACAGACTCATTCAACACCACAGAAGTCACACTGCAGCAAGGCCTTATAAGtgcaatgaatgtgggaaagccttcagctACAAATTAAGACTTGTGCAGCACCTACAAATTCACACTAAAGTGAGGCCTTATGAGTGTGGCGAATGTGGGAAGTCCTTTAGCTACAGCTCCACTCTCATTAAACAccagagagttcacactggagCAAGGCCTTATAAATGTGGTGAGTGTGGGAATTCCTTTAGCCAAAGCTCCAACCTCATTCAGCACCAGAAGATTCACAGTGGAGCAAGGCCTTAtaagtgcagtgaatgtggaaaaTCCTTCAGCTACAAATGCAAACTTGTGCAGCACCTGcgaattcacactggagaaaggccttatgagtgtggggaatgtgggaaatcctttagCCACAGCTCCACTCTTAATCAacaccagagaattcacactggagcCAGACCATATAAGTGTGACGAGTGTGAGAAATCCTTTAGCCAAAAGTCCAACCTCATTCAGCACCGGAGAGTACACACAGGAGAAAAGCCTTATGAGTGTGGGGAATGTGGGAAGTCCTTTAGTCAAAGCTCCCACATCATTCAACACAGAAAACTTCACACCAGATAA